The Populus nigra chromosome 4, ddPopNigr1.1, whole genome shotgun sequence genome contains the following window.
GAATAAACCAGGTGAGACCCCGTGCCTGGCCTCGCGGAACGAGGGTGACTTTCTGAACTGCATCATGCCCTGGAGTCAAAGTTCTGAATAGAACAGTAAGGAGCGTTAAGGATGTTCTTTTCCAACAAAGAAGACATCTCCACGAGAACAAGTGATGATAACCTGGGTAGAGAGATAATTTCGGACTCACAAACATACAGGTGAGGGGACAATCAGGTGTCTTCATTAAAGCGACAATACAGACAAGTTTTTAGTGATGCATTTCATCACTGCCAAGTAAACTAGGATTGCATGCAACATAGAGATGGAGCATCTGAAGTCCCCAATAACAGGGCCACTATTTCTCTAATTCCGCTTCTCAACATGAGATAACCATCAAATTGAGTTCCTAGCATTACTACTCAGTTCTAATCAGATTTACTCAAtgacatattttataaaataagttagaaaTTTAATGAGGTGAATTTCCATGAGACAGAAACGGGCTATTATCTCACTTACCCGCAAATGGCATGGCCAACTTCATGGTATGCAACAAGACTTTTACTCTTTCCATCTGTCATAACGGTTCCTTCCATTCCAGCAACAATCCTATCAATTGAATCATCAATCTCTTTAGATGAAATTGCTGTCTTTCCACGCCGCCCAGCTAGGATAGCTGCCTCATTCAAGAGGTTTGCAAGATCAGCCCCGCTGAAACCAGGTGTTCTCATGGCTACCACATCAAGAGACACATCAGCATCAAATTTCTTGTTGCTAGCATGAACTTTCAGTATCTCTGTTCTTCCCCGTACATCCGGGACATCAACAGTCACCTGCATTAAAGCTTCATAATGAGGACTGCCCCGAAGAACAATAAGAAACCAATACGGACATGATAACATATTCTTACCTGTCTATCAAACCGTCCAGGCCTCAACAAGGCAGAGTCAAGAATGTCTGCCCTGTTAGTTGCTGCAACGACAATGATGCCAGTATTACCCTCAAAACCATCCATTTCTGTCAGAAGCTGGTTAAGGGTCTGCTCTCTTTCATCATTTCCTCCGCCAATTCCAGTTCCTCTTTGCCTTCCCACGGCATCAATTTCATCCACAAACACAATGCAAGGAGCATTCTCTTTGGCCTTCTTGAAGAGATCCCGGACTCGAGATGCACCAACACCaacaaacatctcaacaaaCTCCGAACCTGAAATGGAGAAAAACGGAACACCCGCTTCACCAGCAATTGCCTTGGCCAGAAGAGTCTTCCCAGTACCTGGAGGTCCAACAAGAAGAACACCTTTCGGAATGCGAGCCCCTACTGCAGTGAATCTCTCAGGCTTCTTGAGAAACTCCACTACCTCCATGAAATCCTGTTTTGCTTCATCCACTCCAGCAACATCATCAAATGTCACCCCAGTGTTTGGTTCCATTTGGAACTTTGCCTTAGATTGGCCGAAAGATAAGGGGAAACCAGGACCACCAGGCCCACCCATTCCTCCTGATGAGCGTCGAGAAAGGAGGAACAGACCTCCAATTAAGATTAAAGGAAAAGCCAGGTTTCCAATCAGGTTGAATAGCAGAGAACCAGAGTCCTCTTGAGCATTATGTGCTGCAAAGTCAATGTTCTTCTCTCTAAACTTCTGAAGCAGCTCTTGGCTGAGTCCTGGAAGTTGCACACGAACTCGCTGGACCCGGTTACCCAACTCAGGGGAAACAGCCTCTACAATAGCAATGGTTCCATTCTCATA
Protein-coding sequences here:
- the LOC133692060 gene encoding ATP-dependent zinc metalloprotease FTSH 2, chloroplastic-like encodes the protein MAASSAACLVGNGLSATGNAKQNSTKEFFYGGHLFVSSNLLPSSKTSRNVIAKEALDKRRHDARRGFLKVLLGGMSGTALLGSGRAYADEQGVSSSRMSYSRFLEYLDKGRVNKVDLYENGTIAIVEAVSPELGNRVQRVRVQLPGLSQELLQKFREKNIDFAAHNAQEDSGSLLFNLIGNLAFPLILIGGLFLLSRRSSGGMGGPGGPGFPLSFGQSKAKFQMEPNTGVTFDDVAGVDEAKQDFMEVVEFLKKPERFTAVGARIPKGVLLVGPPGTGKTLLAKAIAGEAGVPFFSISGSEFVEMFVGVGASRVRDLFKKAKENAPCIVFVDEIDAVGRQRGTGIGGGNDEREQTLNQLLTEMDGFEGNTGIIVVAATNRADILDSALLRPGRFDRQVTVDVPDVRGRTEILKVHASNKKFDADVSLDVVAMRTPGFSGADLANLLNEAAILAGRRGKTAISSKEIDDSIDRIVAGMEGTVMTDGKSKSLVAYHEVGHAICGTLTPGHDAVQKVTLVPRGQARGLTWFIPADDPTLISKQQLFARIVGGLGGRAAEEVIFGESEVTTGAAGDLQQVTGLAKQMVTTFGMSEIGPWSLMDASAQSGDVIMRMMARNSMSEKLAEDIDSAVKRISDSAYEIALSHIRYNREAIDKIVEVLLEKETMTGDEFRAILSEFVEIPAENRVPSSVSSPVAV